The following nucleotide sequence is from Heliomicrobium gestii.
AATAGGTCTTCGCGGCAAACCAGGCCCAGCCCGGGATGAACGCCATCAGGTCGCCCAGCGCGCCCGGCAGCGGCAGGGGTTGCCAACCGCCGAGGAACAGGGTCGTCGCGATAGCCGAGACAGCGACAAGGTTGGCGTACTCGGCCAGGAAGAACATGGCCCAGCGCATCCCCGAGTATTCCGTGAAGGGACCGGCGATGATCTCCCCTTCGCACTCGACAAGGTCGAAGGGCGTCCGGTTCGTTTCCGCCGTCGCCGCGATCACGTAAATCAGGAAGGCCACCGGCTGCAGGAAGACGAACCAGATGCGATGCTGCGCTTCCACGATGGAAGACATCTGCATCGAGCCGACCAGCATGATGACACCGATCAGTGAAAAGATCAGGGGCACCTCATAGCTGATCATCTGCGCCACCGAGCGCATGCCGCCAATCAAGGAGTACTTATTGTTGGAGCCCCAACCGGCCATCAAAAAGGGCAGCGTTGACAGTGACGAAAGGGCGATGAAGTAAAAAATGCCGATGTTGAGGTCAACAGGAACCGCTTGATAGTCGAAGGGGATGACGGCGTAAGCGCCGATGGCGGGGATGAACAGCAATGCCGGCCCCAACGCCCAGACCCAGGTATCGACTTCGCGAGGCTTGTAGTCTTCCTTGACGAGCAGCTTCAGCGTGTCCGCCACCGTCTGCAAGAGGCCCCAAGGGCCAACCCGGTTGGGTCCGAGACGGGATTGCATGAAGGCGGCCACTTTCCGTTCCATCAACACCAGGACAACGGCGTTGGTGAAGATAAAAATGATAACGCCCAGCAGCCCCACACCGTACATGGTCATATCGGTGAGGTCATTTCCCAGCAAGGGTCCGAGAAGGGACCGCAGGAAGGCGCTGATCGTCATAAAAATATTTTGGTCAGTCATCACATCGTCTCCCACCTTGCATCAACAGTCTACCTCACCCAGCACCGGATCGAGGGTGCCCAGGATGGCGACGACGTCACCGATTTTGAAGCCGCGGCAGAGTTCGTCCATGAGTTGGAGATTGACCATGGCGGCGCGGCGGGCGTGCCAGCGATAGGGTTTCAACGTACCGTCGCTGACGACATAGAATCCGATCTCGCCTTTCGCGTTCTCGATCCGGTGATAGACCTCACCGGCAGGCGGCTTGATGGCCTTGGGAACTTTGGCCATGATGGGTCCCTCGGGCAACTGATCGAGCGCCTGTTCGATGATCCGCGCCGACTGCTCCATCTCTTCCATCCGGACCATGAAGCGGTCCCAGTTGTCGCCTTTGCTTCCCAAAGGAACCTTGAAGTCAAAGCGGTCATAGATCCCATAGGGGTCGGCCTTGCGGACGTCATAATCGACACCGCTGGCCCGGAGAACACCGCCGGTGGCCGACATGGCGATGGCCCGCTCGGCGCTGAGGGGCGCTATCCCTTTCATCCGGAGCTGGAAGATCTCGTTGCCCACAACCAGCTTGTGATAGGTATCCATCATGCCTTTGAAGTCGGCGAGGAAACGACGGCACTGCGCCACCCAGCCTTCAGGCAGATCCTGGGCGACGCCGCCGGGACGGATATAGTTGAAGGTCATCCGGGCGCCGCAAGCCCGGTTAAACAGTTCCAGGATGTCTTCGCGGTCACGGATAAAGAAGACAAAGCCGGTCACACCGCCGAGGTCTTGGACGAGACTGCCGCAACAGATCATGTGGGAAGCGATCCGAGACAACTCACACATGATGACACGGATATACTCGGCCCGTTCAGGCACCTCAACGCCCATCAGTTTTTCGATGGCTTGGGAGATGCCCAGGTTGTTCCCCATGCCGGCCAGGTAGTCCAACCGATCGGTGAAGGGAATCGTCTGCACATAGGTCCGGTTTTCACAGATCTTTTCGATCCCGCGATGGAGGTAGCCGATCACCGGCGTGGCCTTGACGACGGTCTCGCCGTCCAGTTCCAGGACAACCCGCAAGACACCGTGGGTCGAGGGGTGCTGCGGACCAAAGTTCAGTTCATACGTTTGTGTTTGCAAGGATTTCACCACCCTACGCTCTTGGTTGGAGCTTGAAGTCTTTACGCAAAGGATGCCCTTCGAACTCGTCCGGCAGCAACAGCCGCGTCATGTTGGGGTGTCCGGCAAAAGTGACCCCCATCAGGTCAAACACCTCTCGCTCCATCCAGTCGGCGCCCGGCCAGATACCGGTCACAGTAGGCGCCTCAGCCTCTTCCGCCGAGGTCCGCGTCTTGACGCGCAGGTCACAGCGGTGTTTCAGCGAAAAGAGCTGGTAGACAATTTCAAAGCCGGCATCCTTCCGGTCAACGGCGGTCAGATCGGAAAGCATGTCAAAGGCGAAGTCCGGTTCACGGAGCAATTTTTCCATCACCATCAGCAGTTGTTCCTTGGGCACAACAACGGCACGGCTTACTCCTTCTCCGGTGACTTCCACTTCTGCCTGCAGCCGTGCCGCCAGATCATCCTGGCTGAACTGATCCAATAGATTATTTGCCATGCTTCAACCCCACTTTGGTCGGGTTTTGAATTTTCTCCTTTAACTTCAGGAATCCGTCAAGGAGCGCCTCGGGCCGCGGC
It contains:
- a CDS encoding NADH-quinone oxidoreductase subunit D; protein product: MQTQTYELNFGPQHPSTHGVLRVVLELDGETVVKATPVIGYLHRGIEKICENRTYVQTIPFTDRLDYLAGMGNNLGISQAIEKLMGVEVPERAEYIRVIMCELSRIASHMICCGSLVQDLGGVTGFVFFIRDREDILELFNRACGARMTFNYIRPGGVAQDLPEGWVAQCRRFLADFKGMMDTYHKLVVGNEIFQLRMKGIAPLSAERAIAMSATGGVLRASGVDYDVRKADPYGIYDRFDFKVPLGSKGDNWDRFMVRMEEMEQSARIIEQALDQLPEGPIMAKVPKAIKPPAGEVYHRIENAKGEIGFYVVSDGTLKPYRWHARRAAMVNLQLMDELCRGFKIGDVVAILGTLDPVLGEVDC
- a CDS encoding NADH-quinone oxidoreductase subunit C, which produces MANNLLDQFSQDDLAARLQAEVEVTGEGVSRAVVVPKEQLLMVMEKLLREPDFAFDMLSDLTAVDRKDAGFEIVYQLFSLKHRCDLRVKTRTSAEEAEAPTVTGIWPGADWMEREVFDLMGVTFAGHPNMTRLLLPDEFEGHPLRKDFKLQPRA
- the nuoH gene encoding NADH-quinone oxidoreductase subunit NuoH — translated: MTDQNIFMTISAFLRSLLGPLLGNDLTDMTMYGVGLLGVIIFIFTNAVVLVLMERKVAAFMQSRLGPNRVGPWGLLQTVADTLKLLVKEDYKPREVDTWVWALGPALLFIPAIGAYAVIPFDYQAVPVDLNIGIFYFIALSSLSTLPFLMAGWGSNNKYSLIGGMRSVAQMISYEVPLIFSLIGVIMLVGSMQMSSIVEAQHRIWFVFLQPVAFLIYVIAATAETNRTPFDLVECEGEIIAGPFTEYSGMRWAMFFLAEYANLVAVSAIATTLFLGGWQPLPLPGALGDLMAFIPGWAWFAAKTYFMIFIFMWFRWTFPRFRVDQLMAFGWKVLIPLSLANILVTGVGIYLYRMAIGG